The Plectropomus leopardus isolate mb chromosome 2, YSFRI_Pleo_2.0, whole genome shotgun sequence genome has a window encoding:
- the ppfia4 gene encoding liprin-alpha-4, with amino-acid sequence MMCEVMPTINEGDSAGPPRGTGGVPNGSDQEANFEQLMVNMLDERDKLLESLRETQETLIQSQTKLQGALHERDVLQRQINAALPQEFATLTKELNICREQLLEKEEEISELKAERNNTRLLLEHLECLVSRHERSLRMTVVKRQAPPPSGVSSEVEVLKALKSLFEHHKALDEKVRERLRVALERVATLEGQLAANTQELNMVRQRKDGDSSERTDGSKPTWKRLPNGSIDAHDDTHSRASDLQELLDRTNKELAQSREHTTTLNGRIADLEAELANARRELSRSEELSIKQQREQREREDMEERITTLEKRYLAAQRETTHIHDLNDKLENELATKDSLHRQSEEKVRQLQEMLEMAEQRLAQTMRKAETLPEVEAELAQRVAALSKAEERHGNVEERLRQLESQLEEKNQELGRARQREKMNEEHNKRLSDTVDRLLTESNERLQLHLKERMAALEDKNSLIQDLENCQKQLEEFHHTRERLIGEIEKLRNEIDHLKRRSGAFGDGTHPRSHLGSSSDLRFSVVEGQDGHYSTTVIRRAQKGRLSALRDDPNKVCAMFEQDYPSLRGSVSHLLGSDIEAESDLDDDVSSTLLSPSGQSDAQTLALMLQEQLDAINEEIRMIQVERESADLRSDEIESRVNSGSMDGLNVTLRPRALPTSATAQSLASSSSPPTSGHSTPKHHSRNTSHHLGIMTLPSDLRKHRRKVASPVEVDKATIKCETSPPSSPRSLRLETNFAQFTGSLEDGRGKQKKGIKSSIGRLFGKKEKGRMEQTVGRDGQPLQALTDFEMGIGDTMTLGKLGTQAERDRRMKKKHELLEDARKRGLPFAHWDGPTVVSWLELWVGMPAWYVAACRANVKSGAIMSALSDTEIQREIGISNPLHRLKLRLAIQEMVSLTSPSAPLTSRTSSGNVWVTHEEMENLASSTKAENEEGSWAQTLAYGDMNHEWIGNEWLPSLGLPQYRSYFMECLVDARMLDHLTKKDLRSHLKMVDSFHRASLQYGIMCLKRLNYDRKDLERRREDSQHDMKDVLVWTNEQVIHWVLSIGLREYSGNLLESGVHGALISLDETFDYSSLALILQIPMQNTQARQVLEREFNNLLALGTDRRLEESGDDKSFRRSPSWRKRFRAREGGAGLGMMAGSMETLPAGFRMPSMSMPPSVNLLPKKQLQPEVHSHYLYGHMLAAF; translated from the exons gAGTTTGCCACCCTGACGAAGGAGCTGAACATATGCCgggagcagctgctggagaaagaggaggaaatatCTGAGCTGAAAGCTGAAAGGAACAACACCAGG ctgctgctggagcaccTGGAGTGTCTGGTGTCTCGTCACGAACGCAGTCTGAGGATGACAGTGGTGAAGAGACAGGCACCCCCACCATCTGGAGTCTCCAGCGAGGTGGAGGTCCTCAAAGCTCTGAAGTCGCTGTTTGAACACCACAAGGCTCTGGATGAAAag gtaCGTGAGAGGCTTAGGGTGGCTTTGGAGAGGGTGGCCACCCTGGAGGgacagttagcagctaacacACAAGAG TTGAACATGGTGAGACAAAGGAAGGATGGTGACTCATCGGAGCGAACAGATGGATCCAAACCTACATGGAAG AGACTGCCCAATGGCTCTATAGATGCCCACGATGACACCCACAGCCGGGCATCTGATCTTCAGGAGCTGCTGGATAGGACCAACAAGGAGCTGGCCCAAAGCCGTGAGCACACCACAACTCTCAACGGCCGCATAGCCGACCTGGAGGCAGAGCTCGCAAATGCACGGCGAGAACTGAGCCGCAGCGaggagctgtcaatcaaacaacAGCGGGAACAGAGAGAG AGAGAGGACATGGAGGAAAGGATAACAACGTTAGAGAAACGCTACCTGGCTGCTCAGCGGGAGACCACACACATCCATGACCTTAACGACAAACTGGAGAATGAACTGGCCACCAAGGACTCGCTGCATCGGCAG agcgaGGAGAAGGTGCGCCAGCTGCAGGAGATGCTGGAGATGGCAGAGCAGAGGCTGGCTCAGACCATGAGGAAGGCTGAGACACTGCCAGAGGTGGAGGCTGAACTGGCACAGAGAGTGGCAGCACTCTcaaag GCTGAGGAGCGCCATGGCAACGTGGAGGAGCGGCTCAGACAGCTGGAGTCACAACTGGAGGAGAAGAACCAAGAGCTAGGAAGG GCTCGTCAGAGAGAGAAGATGAATGAGGAGCACAACAAGCGTTTGTCTGACACCGTGGATCGTCTGCTCACTGAGTCCAACGAAAGACTGCAGCTCCATTTGAAAGAACGCATGGCTGCCCTGGAGGACAAG AACTCGCTCATTCAGGACCTCGAGAACTGCCAGAAACAGCTGGAAGAATTCCACCACACCAGG GAACGCCTGATTGGAGAGATTGAGAAGTTGAGAAATGAGATCGACCACTTGAAACGCCGCAGTGGGGCATTTGGAGATGGAACTCACCCTCg GTCTCACCTGGGTAGCTCCAGCGACCTTCGATTTTCTGTGGTGGAGGGCCAAGATGGTCACTACAGCACAACTGTGATCAGAAGGGCCCAGAAAGGCAGACTGTCAGCATTACGAGACGACCCAAACAAG GTGTGCGCAATGTTCGAACAGGACTACCCATCTCTGCGTGGGAGCGTCAGCCACCTCCTGGGCAGTGACATCGAGGCAGAGTCAGACCTGGATGATGACGTTAGCTCAACCCTGCTTTCCCCCAGCGGCCAATCAGACGCTCAGACTCTCGCTCTCATGCTGCAGGAGCAGCTCGACGCTATCAATGAAGAGATAAG gatgaTCCAGGTGGAGAGAGAGTCAGCAGACCTTCGCTCAGACGAGATCGAGTCTCGGGTGAACAGCGGCAGCATGGACGGACTCAACGTGACGCTTCGACCCCGAGCGCTGCCCACTTCCGCCACCGCCCAGTCCCTGGCATCATCCTCCTCCCCGCCCACCAGTGGCCACTCCACACCTAAACACCACTCACGCAACACCAGCCACCATCTAGGCATCATGACTCTG ccAAGCGACTTGAGGAAACACCGCAGGAAAGTAGCA TCTCCGGTGGAAGTGGATAAAGCTACTATCAAGTGTGAGACATCGCCTCCCTCGTCCCCTCGTAGTTTACGGCTAGAAACCAATTTCGCCCAGTTCACAGGCAGTCTAGAGGACGGCCGagg CAAGCAGAAGAAAGGAATCAAGTCATCTATCGGCCGGTTGTTTGGGAAGAAGGAGAAGGGTCGAATGGAGCAGACTGTAGGCAGGGATGGACAGCCTCTACAGGCCTTAACAG ACTTTGAGATGGGTATTGGTGACACAATGACTCTGGGAAAACTGGGCACACAGGCTGAGAGGGACCGCAGgatgaagaaaaa ACACGAGCTTTTGGAAGACGCCAGGAAAAGGGGACTGCCATTTGCCCATTGGGATGGCCCTACTGTCGTCTCCTGGCTAGAG CTGTGGGTGGGTATGCCGGCATGGTATGTGGCAGCCTGTCGCGCCAACGTCAAGAGTGGAGCCATCATGTCAGCTCTGTCCGACACGGAGATTCAGAGGGAGATTGGCATCAGCAACCCTCTGCATCGACTCAAACTACGCCTGGCCATCCAGGAGATGGTGTCCCTCACCAGCCCGTCGGCACCGCTTACTTCCAGAACG TCCTCCGGAAATGTGTGGGTGACTCATGAAGAGATGGAGAACCTGGCTTCCTCCACTAAAGCG GAGAATGAGGAGGGCAGCTGGGCCCAG ACTCTGGCGTATGGCGACATGAATCATGAGTGGATAGGGAATGAGTGGCTGCCAAGCCTCGGTCTGCCTCAGTACCGCTCCTACTTCATGGAGTGTCTGGTGGACGCACGCATGCTGGACCACCTGACCAAGAAGGACCTGAGAAGCCACCTCAAGATGGTGGACAGCTTCCATAG ggCTAGTCTGCAGTATGGGATTATGTGCTTGAAGAGACTCAATTATGACAGGAAAGACCTGGAGCGCCGGAGAGAGGACAGCCAACACGACATGAAAG ATGTGTTGGTGTGGACCAATGAGCAGGTGATCCACTGGGTCCTGTCCATTGGTTTGAGGGAGTATAGCGGCAACCTGTTGGAAAGTGGCGTCCACGGTGCGCTCATCTCTCTGGACGAGACCTTCGACTACAGCAGCCTCGCGCTCATCTTGCAGATCCCTATGCAGAACACACAG gcACGGCAGGTCCTGGAGAGGGAGTTCAACAACCTGTTAGCCCTGGGGACCGACCGTCGACTAGAGGAG AGCGGGGATGACAAGTCTTTTCGACGCTCTCCATCGTGGCGCAAGAGATTTCGGGCGCGTGAGGGAGGGGCGGGCCTGGGCATGATGGCGGGCTCCATGGAAACGCTGCCTGCTGGCTTCCGCATGCCCTCCATGTCCATGCCGCCGTCTGTGAATCTGCTGCCCAAGAAACAGCTGCAGCCCGAAG TGCATTCTCATTACCTATACGGACACATGCTTGCGGCCTTTTGA
- the myog gene encoding myogenin, producing the protein MELFETNPYFFPDQRFYEGGDSYFPSRLPGGYDQSTYQDRNSMMGLCGSLSGGVGVGVTGTEDKASPSSLSPHSEPHCPGQCLPWACKLCKRKTVTMDRRRAATMREKRRLKKVNEAFDALKRSTLMNPNQRLPKVEILRSAIQYIERLQALVSSLNQQDTETGQQGLHYRPSPAQPRVSSSSEPSSGSTCCSSPEWSSTPEQCTQSYSSEDLLSAADSPEQGNMRALTSIVEGISGAGSAVAFPVDIPK; encoded by the exons ATGGAGCTTTTCGAGACCAACCCTTACTTCTTCCCTGACCAGCGCTTCTACGAGGGAGGGGACAGCTATTTCCCCTCTCGCCTGCCTGGGGGGTACGACCAATCCACCTACCAGGATAGGAACTCCATGATGGGCTTGTGTGGGAGTCTGTCCGGAGGTGTTGGAGTTGGGGTAACAGGAACAGAGGACAAAGCCTCTCCGTCCAGCCTGTCGCCTCACTCCGAGCCCCACTGCCCGGGTCAGTGTCTGCCCTGGGCCTGTAAGCTGTGCAAAAGGAAGACCGTTACCATGGACCGTCGGAGAGCGGCCACGATGAGGGAGAAGAGGCGTCTGAAGAAGGTGAACGAGGCCTTCGATGCTCTGAAGAGGAGCACCCTGATGAACCCGAACCAGAGGCTGCCTAAGGTGGAGATCTTGCGGAGTGCCATCCAATATATCGAAAGGCTGCAGGCCCTGGTGTCTTCCCTCAACCAGCAAGACACTGAGACAGGACAGCAGGGACTGCACTACCGACCCAGCCCGGCCCAGCCCAGA gtGTCGTCGTCAAGCGAGCCCAGTTCAGGCAGCACCTGCTGCAGTAGCCCAGAGTGGAGCAGCACTCCCGAGCAGTGCACACAGAGCTACAGCAGCGAGG ATCTCCTGAGTGCTGCAGACTCTCCGGAGCAAGGGAACATGCGTGCCCTGACCTCCATTGTGGAGGGCATCTCTGGGGCAGGCAGTGCCGTGGCCTTTCCTGTGGACATTCCCAAATAG